A portion of the Echeneis naucrates chromosome 5, fEcheNa1.1, whole genome shotgun sequence genome contains these proteins:
- the LOC115043756 gene encoding odorant receptor 131-2-like has protein sequence MNVSSPNVTVVLQNRDSFTKALTKNMIVVIISISINYIYAGLIFTFCKHQIFYTNPRYILFIHLVINDMTQVTLTVILFIISYTIYKLSVSVCCIFILLALFTTENTPLNLASMAVECYIAICLPLRHVQICTVSRTLMLIGLIWATSMLSVLPDLFVTLATEPLDFFHSRVFCLRQTVFPHPLIIRKRDLSYAVFLVIVLFVIIFVYFRILFTAKTASRDAKKARNTVVLHGFQLLLSTASYATPQLKDALQHWFPENYTNSLFATYIIVQILPRSISPIIYGIRDKTFRRYLKRYLLCKFSESKE, from the exons ATGAACGTCTCATCTCCCAACGTGACTGTGGTTTTACAGAATCGAGACTCCTTCACTAAAGCTTTGACCAAGAACATGATTGTTGTGATTATCAGCATCTCCATCAACTACATCTATGCAGGTCTCATCTTCACCTTCTGCAAACATCAG ATCTTCTACACGAATCCTCGGTATATCCTTTTCATTCACCTGGTCATCAACGACATGACTCAAGTGACTCTGACCGTCATCCTGTTCATCATCAGCTACACCATCTACAAACTCAGCGTCTCCGTCTGCTGCATCTTCATCCTTCTTGCTCTGTTCACCACTGAGAACACCCCCCTGAATCTGGCCAGCATGGCGGTGGAGTGCTACATCGCCATCTGCCTCCCCCTTCGCCACGTGCAGATCTGCACCGTCAGCAGGACTCTGATGCTGATTGGTTTAATCTGGGCGACCAGCATGTTGTCTGTTCTTCCTGATCTCTTCGTCACCTTGGCCACAGAACCTCTGGACTTCTTCCACTCCCGGGTCTTCTGCCTCAGACAGACTGTCTTCCCCCACCCCCTCATCATCAGGAAGAGAGACTTATCCTACGCAGTGTTTCTGGtcatagttttgtttgttatcatttttgtttacttcaggATTCTGTTCACTGCAAAAACAGCTAGCAGAGATGCTAAAAAGGCCAGAAATACAGTCGTCCTCCATGGAttccagctgctgctttctACAGCAAGCTATGCAACCCCCCAGTTAAAAGATGCTCTGCAGCACTGGTTCCCTGAGAATTACACCAACTCTCTCTTTGCTACCTATATTATAGTTCAGATTCTCCCACGATCCATCAGTCCAATCATATATGGAATACGGGACAAAACCTTCAGGAGGTATCTGAAGAGATATCTGCTGTGTAAATTCAGTGAATCCAAAGAATAA